One Rosa chinensis cultivar Old Blush chromosome 5, RchiOBHm-V2, whole genome shotgun sequence genomic region harbors:
- the LOC112203130 gene encoding putative F-box/LRR-repeat protein 23, whose amino-acid sequence MGRSSYKTTQHCRKRRFSDTQEYCGEQKRACRNWLDLPEDLTASIFSRLKATEILHDCQLVCKRWLKICKVNPLVWRTIDMDHHLLDDFIYGSMEHMCRDLIDRSCGSLVDINVVRFGTDRLLKSITDSSSCGIRRLRLEDCPAITDEGLCGVASKFARLKELDISECFLSYKTLEVIGRSCPLLVSLKLKRRFNERGSNSMYGYTIARNMRGLHSLSLSKFNLTNDELRKILESCLGLETLDLGESFLPYLEEDLGRRCAEQIRKKLELPYRLNYDIEKYLSQVTNNKS is encoded by the coding sequence ATGGGAAGATCCTCATATAAAACCACCCAACACTGTCGGAAGCGACGTTTCTCGGACACCCAAGAATACTGCGGAGAGCAAAAGCGAGCCTGCCGAAACTGGTTGGATCTCCCGGAGGACCTAACGGCGTCAATATTTTCAAGGTTGAAAGCCACAGAGATCTTGCATGATTGTCAGCTTGTGTGCAAGAGATGGTTGAAAATCTGCAAGGTTAACCCTCTGGTATGGCGAACCATCGACATGGATCATCACCTTTTGGATGATTTCATCTACGGCAGCATGGAGCATATGTGCCGCGACCTCATTGATCGTAGCTGTGGTAGTTTGGTCGATATCAACGTTGTGCGCTTCGGCACCGACAGGCTTCTTAAGTCCATAACTGATAGTAGTTCATGTGGAATCAGACGCCTACGATTGGAAGATTGTCCCGCGATAACAGATGAGGGATTGTGTGGAGTGGCCTCGAAATTTGCTCGGTTAAAAGAGCTTGACATTTCAGAATGCTTTCTCTCTTATAAAACTCTAGAAGTGATTGGAAGATCTTGCCCCCTTTTAGTATCATTGAAACTGAAACGTCGATTCAACGAGAGGGGGAGCAACTCTATGTACGGATACACTATAGCACGAAACATGCGCGGTTTACACAGCCTTTCGCTTTCCAAATTTAACCTAACTAATGATGAATTGCGAAAAATCCTCGAGTCCTGTCTTGGTCTTGAAACACTTGATTTGGGTGAGAGTTTTCTTCCATATCTAGAGGAAGATTTGGGAAGAAGATGTGCTGaacaaattagaaaaaaatTGGAGCTTCCCTATAGGCTAAACTACGACATCGAGAAGTATTTATCACAAGTAACGAATAACAAGAGTTGA